In Deinococcus psychrotolerans, a genomic segment contains:
- a CDS encoding NUDIX hydrolase — MRGERSELDPWADWQRGRTRRALHLPHYRAAAVLVGLTREADPRVLLTVRSSDLPTHQGQISFPGGSLEAGETATQAALREAWEEVGLEESTVSVLGELDDVFTPAGFHVTPVLARLEAQPRLAPSSEVAAILLPPLSELRALEQPAEERTGPDGRRFLLYRYPWQGHDIWGMTARVVHELLESGVH; from the coding sequence GTGAGAGGGGAGAGGTCTGAGCTTGACCCGTGGGCCGATTGGCAGCGTGGGCGCACCCGCCGCGCTCTGCATTTGCCGCACTACCGCGCCGCCGCCGTGCTGGTGGGCCTGACCCGCGAGGCCGATCCGAGGGTGCTGCTCACTGTCCGCAGCAGCGACCTTCCCACCCACCAAGGCCAGATCAGTTTTCCCGGTGGCAGCTTGGAAGCGGGCGAAACGGCTACGCAAGCAGCTTTGCGGGAAGCCTGGGAAGAAGTCGGCCTGGAGGAAAGCACGGTGAGCGTGCTGGGCGAACTCGACGACGTGTTCACGCCAGCGGGTTTTCACGTCACGCCGGTGCTGGCCCGCTTGGAGGCCCAGCCTCGCCTCGCGCCGAGCAGCGAAGTGGCGGCTATTTTGCTGCCGCCGCTCAGCGAGCTGCGTGCTTTGGAGCAGCCCGCCGAAGAACGAACCGGGCCGGACGGTCGCCGGTTTTTGCTGTACCGCTATCCCTGGCAGGGCCACGACATCTGGGGCATGACGGCGCGTGTGGTACATGAACTACTGGAAAGCGGCGTCCACTAA
- a CDS encoding MHYT domain-containing protein: protein MIIAVITSGLALELARRYARVGGTVAPVVLGAVLGYGIWAMHFVGMLAMQLPVNVGYGLPLTLISGVSAIGFLVAASVLLFKGTPTIPRILTSGAIAGSGIVLMHYIGMAALQLNATPQYNPLLVGLSVLIAVGAAIVAFYLFSRVIVADLTRTARISVQLGASLVMGVAIAGMHYTGMAAISYLPQPLNTTPVSGVDFETLFYLVLSLTMVVFVAIAAFLFVEAGTTKTSTPTSL from the coding sequence GTGATCATCGCCGTGATCACCTCCGGCCTCGCTCTAGAACTCGCTCGCCGTTACGCCCGCGTCGGTGGAACTGTCGCTCCGGTCGTCCTCGGCGCGGTTCTCGGGTACGGCATCTGGGCCATGCACTTCGTGGGAATGCTCGCCATGCAACTCCCTGTCAACGTCGGGTACGGCCTGCCGCTCACGCTCATCTCTGGTGTCAGTGCCATCGGCTTCCTTGTCGCCGCGAGCGTCCTGCTGTTCAAAGGAACACCGACCATCCCGCGCATCCTTACCAGCGGGGCCATCGCCGGAAGCGGCATCGTCCTGATGCATTACATCGGCATGGCTGCGCTGCAACTCAACGCCACCCCACAGTACAACCCCCTTCTGGTCGGCCTGAGCGTACTGATTGCCGTGGGAGCGGCGATCGTCGCGTTCTACCTGTTCTCCCGCGTGATCGTCGCTGACCTCACCCGTACCGCCCGAATCAGTGTTCAGCTCGGTGCGTCTCTGGTCATGGGCGTTGCGATCGCCGGAATGCACTACACCGGCATGGCCGCTATCTCATACCTCCCGCAGCCGCTGAACACTACGCCCGTGAGCGGCGTCGACTTTGAGACCCTGTTCTACTTGGTGCTCAGCCTGACCATGGTGGTGTTCGTGGCGATAGCGGCGTTTCTCTTCGTAGAAGCTGGCACCACCAAGACTTCCACCCCCACCTCCCTCTAG
- a CDS encoding OsmC family protein has protein sequence MATIERKANARWTGDLRNGKGTLSSGSGVLQETPYSFHTRFEDAPGTNPEELLAAAHSGCFTMQLSALLAADGHPARLLATDATCVMEPDGAGFKITKMKLMVRGSVDGLDPAGFEAQVTKAAEMCPLSQIMKGNVEIEHEAVLEN, from the coding sequence ATGGCCACTATCGAACGCAAAGCAAACGCCCGCTGGACAGGCGACCTCCGAAACGGCAAAGGTACACTCAGCAGCGGCAGCGGCGTCCTTCAAGAAACGCCCTACAGCTTTCACACCCGTTTTGAAGACGCTCCCGGCACCAACCCCGAAGAACTCTTGGCGGCGGCCCACAGCGGCTGCTTTACCATGCAGCTCTCGGCCCTGCTCGCGGCTGATGGCCACCCCGCCCGCTTACTGGCCACCGACGCCACCTGCGTGATGGAGCCCGACGGCGCAGGCTTTAAGATCACCAAAATGAAGTTGATGGTGCGCGGCTCGGTGGACGGCCTCGACCCAGCCGGTTTTGAAGCGCAGGTCACCAAAGCCGCCGAGATGTGCCCGCTGAGCCAGATCATGAAAGGCAACGTGGAAATTGAGCACGAAGCGGTGCTGGAGAACTAA
- a CDS encoding DUF421 domain-containing protein: MSDVKPFDWARLFLGDAPPLFYVEIVVRTLIIFIWLIVLLRSSGRRSLAQLSAIEFAIVIALGSAVGDPMFYPEVPLLHAMLVMALVVGLQQGLAWLIRRRETIETLIEGRPSELVRGGVLQLAELEHAKLSREDVCETLRNQSVRQLGEVQRAYFEQNGQLSLFVHPSGQAPPGLPIVPPWDLEKPEKVVGGEAHAGPVACLSCGSVSRGGVVPGHCPVCGKAQGFTPAVIDPLDAEETGAV; the protein is encoded by the coding sequence ATGAGCGACGTCAAGCCGTTCGATTGGGCGCGGCTCTTTTTGGGCGACGCGCCGCCGCTGTTTTACGTCGAAATTGTCGTCCGTACGCTGATTATTTTCATCTGGCTGATCGTGCTGCTGCGCTCCTCCGGGCGGCGCAGCCTCGCGCAGCTCAGCGCCATCGAGTTCGCCATCGTCATTGCGCTTGGCTCGGCGGTGGGCGACCCGATGTTTTACCCCGAAGTGCCGCTGCTGCACGCCATGCTGGTGATGGCCTTGGTGGTGGGACTCCAGCAAGGCCTGGCGTGGCTCATTCGCCGCCGCGAAACCATCGAGACGCTCATAGAAGGTCGGCCCAGCGAATTGGTGCGCGGTGGGGTGCTGCAACTCGCTGAGCTCGAACACGCCAAACTCAGCCGCGAAGACGTGTGCGAAACCCTGCGCAACCAGAGCGTGCGCCAACTTGGCGAAGTGCAGCGGGCCTACTTCGAGCAAAACGGCCAGCTCAGCTTGTTCGTCCATCCATCAGGCCAAGCGCCACCGGGATTGCCGATTGTGCCGCCCTGGGATTTGGAAAAGCCGGAAAAGGTAGTGGGCGGAGAAGCGCATGCTGGCCCGGTGGCCTGCCTCAGTTGTGGGAGCGTCAGCCGGGGCGGTGTGGTGCCGGGCCACTGCCCAGTGTGCGGCAAAGCGCAGGGCTTTACACCTGCGGTGATTGACCCGCTGGACGCCGAGGAAACAGGGGCGGTTTAG
- the ppgK gene encoding polyphosphate--glucose phosphotransferase encodes MSLILGIDIGGSGIKGAPVDTDTGKLTAERLRIDTPAGAKAHDVAEVVAELVKHFDHSGPVGVTFPGVVQHGHTMSAANVDKGWIGLDADDLFTKATGQQVTLLNDADAAGLAETRFGAGKGEVGSVILLTFGTGIGSALMYGGVLVPNTELGHLWLNVDKAATEAEAWASDRAREQEDLGWKSWSKRANKYLQHVEMLFSPDLFIIGGGISKKAEKWQSNIECKTKVVTASLQNDAGIVGAALYALER; translated from the coding sequence ATGAGCCTCATTCTCGGCATTGACATCGGCGGCAGCGGGATCAAGGGCGCTCCTGTAGACACGGACACTGGCAAGCTCACGGCGGAGCGCCTGCGAATTGATACACCTGCTGGGGCCAAAGCGCACGACGTCGCCGAGGTGGTGGCTGAATTGGTCAAGCATTTCGATCACAGTGGGCCAGTTGGGGTGACGTTTCCCGGCGTGGTGCAGCACGGCCACACCATGAGCGCGGCCAACGTGGACAAAGGCTGGATTGGCCTCGATGCCGACGATCTGTTTACCAAAGCCACCGGCCAGCAAGTCACCCTCCTCAACGACGCCGACGCCGCCGGACTCGCTGAGACCCGCTTCGGCGCGGGCAAAGGTGAAGTTGGCTCAGTGATCTTGTTGACCTTCGGCACCGGCATTGGCAGCGCACTGATGTACGGCGGCGTGCTGGTGCCCAATACCGAACTCGGCCATTTGTGGCTCAACGTCGACAAGGCCGCCACCGAAGCCGAAGCATGGGCCTCAGACCGCGCCCGCGAACAAGAAGATTTAGGCTGGAAAAGCTGGTCGAAGCGGGCCAACAAATACTTGCAGCATGTTGAGATGCTGTTCTCGCCGGATCTGTTTATTATCGGCGGCGGTATCAGCAAAAAGGCCGAAAAATGGCAATCGAATATCGAGTGCAAAACCAAAGTGGTCACGGCCAGCTTGCAAAACGACGCGGGCATTGTGGGCGCGGCGCTGTACGCTTTGGAGCGGTAG
- a CDS encoding MazG family protein: MNELLSTMRRLRGPGGCPWDQEQTHQTLRPYLLEEAAEAADAISAGDMTELPAELGDVLLQVAFHSVIAEEAGTFSYRDVEQRIVDKLVRRHPHVFGEVQVAGSDEVIRNWQNIKAQERGGKPRKAADQIPRALGALAREAQAQKLSQASASSTSAIDEALQQVACDEQSAGQVLAAVVAWARAGGINPEIALRAHTDATLRQLDAE; encoded by the coding sequence GTGAATGAGCTGCTCAGCACCATGCGCCGCCTACGTGGGCCCGGCGGTTGCCCCTGGGATCAGGAACAGACCCACCAGACCCTGCGCCCCTACCTGCTCGAAGAAGCTGCTGAGGCCGCCGACGCGATCTCGGCGGGCGATATGACCGAGTTACCGGCCGAACTCGGCGACGTGCTGCTGCAAGTGGCGTTTCACAGCGTGATCGCTGAGGAAGCGGGCACGTTTAGTTACCGAGACGTGGAACAGAGGATCGTGGACAAGCTGGTTCGGCGGCACCCGCACGTGTTCGGTGAGGTTCAGGTGGCGGGTAGCGACGAGGTGATCCGCAACTGGCAAAACATCAAAGCTCAGGAGCGCGGTGGTAAACCCCGAAAAGCTGCCGACCAGATTCCGCGTGCGCTGGGAGCACTGGCGCGGGAAGCGCAGGCCCAGAAGTTAAGTCAGGCAAGCGCCAGTTCAACTTCTGCCATTGACGAAGCGCTCCAACAAGTCGCCTGCGACGAACAAAGCGCCGGGCAAGTGCTGGCCGCTGTGGTGGCGTGGGCGCGGGCGGGCGGGATCAACCCCGAAATCGCCCTGCGGGCCCACACCGACGCTACCCTGCGCCAACTGGACGCCGAGTGA
- a CDS encoding coiled-coil domain-containing protein, producing the protein MKHKLMSTTLTLMIGSSALAGGAGPAPIVTPVKPAPVMPAVKPAPPMPKPAMTMPACTEGGWAKQAIDLVTSKGLFIGYPDGSFDWCNAITRQEVAQVLARLLAQLPANQTTFDPAELETLRQGVQQALDGLKELTARVDAQDQTIADLQSQIAALQAAMDNMPAEGGSGMAGAAGIPGEAGPAGADGADGADGADGAQGPAGPAGAAGPAGADGADGADGADGADGADGAQGPAGPTGAAGPQGIQGEVGPQGAAGRDFVPPAAPFRYGNYIGASYYGVLQNSVGTMARVMVGNDSLFGNFGVRLTGDIKVSGSTPGNSASGLVTYRGTTGRFDGILGVGGGYNFDRPATANSTNKGSTFGELLVGVDYRIIDRIALFGEARQHYYFDGTNDNISSIAAGLKFRF; encoded by the coding sequence ATGAAGCACAAATTGATGAGCACCACTCTCACCTTGATGATCGGCAGCTCGGCTTTGGCCGGTGGCGCTGGCCCCGCACCCATCGTCACTCCTGTTAAACCCGCCCCGGTCATGCCCGCTGTCAAGCCCGCGCCCCCCATGCCCAAACCGGCCATGACGATGCCCGCCTGCACCGAAGGCGGCTGGGCCAAGCAAGCCATCGATCTGGTCACGTCCAAGGGCCTGTTTATCGGCTATCCCGACGGCAGCTTTGATTGGTGTAATGCCATCACCCGCCAAGAAGTGGCGCAGGTGCTGGCCCGTTTGCTGGCTCAATTGCCCGCGAACCAAACCACCTTCGATCCTGCTGAGCTTGAAACCCTACGCCAGGGCGTGCAGCAAGCCCTCGACGGCCTCAAAGAACTGACCGCGCGGGTTGACGCCCAAGACCAGACCATCGCCGATTTGCAAAGCCAGATTGCGGCGCTGCAAGCGGCCATGGACAACATGCCCGCTGAAGGCGGCAGCGGCATGGCAGGTGCGGCTGGAATTCCCGGAGAAGCTGGCCCGGCAGGCGCTGACGGCGCAGATGGTGCTGACGGAGCCGACGGCGCACAAGGCCCGGCAGGCCCCGCAGGTGCAGCCGGCCCGGCAGGCGCTGACGGTGCTGATGGAGCCGACGGCGCAGATGGTGCTGACGGAGCCGACGGCGCACAAGGCCCGGCAGGCCCCACAGGCGCAGCCGGCCCACAAGGCATTCAGGGCGAAGTTGGCCCGCAGGGTGCTGCCGGCCGCGATTTCGTGCCGCCCGCCGCGCCGTTCCGCTACGGCAACTACATTGGCGCTTCGTACTACGGCGTGCTGCAAAACAGCGTCGGCACGATGGCCCGCGTGATGGTCGGCAACGACTCGCTGTTCGGCAACTTCGGCGTCCGCTTGACCGGCGACATCAAAGTCAGCGGCAGCACCCCCGGTAACAGCGCTTCGGGCTTGGTCACGTACCGGGGCACCACCGGACGCTTTGACGGCATCCTCGGCGTGGGCGGCGGCTACAACTTCGACCGTCCGGCAACCGCCAACAGCACCAACAAAGGCTCCACCTTCGGCGAATTGCTGGTGGGCGTCGACTACCGCATCATCGACCGTATCGCTCTGTTCGGCGAAGCCCGTCAGCACTACTACTTCGACGGCACCAACGACAACATCAGCTCGATTGCCGCTGGCCTGAAGTTCCGCTTCTAA
- a CDS encoding DUF7014 domain-containing protein, translated as MEVALDNHLLPSWQTGSLTGVRLALETVGTPRNKMGGHGQSPSVVEVPEYYVRDALNTIASAIILLAEAGKTLP; from the coding sequence GTGGAAGTGGCATTGGATAACCACTTACTCCCCTCTTGGCAAACCGGAAGCTTGACCGGCGTTCGTTTAGCTCTAGAAACCGTCGGTACGCCGCGTAACAAAATGGGCGGGCATGGCCAAAGTCCATCAGTCGTTGAAGTGCCTGAGTATTATGTAAGAGATGCACTCAATACGATAGCCAGCGCCATTATTCTCCTCGCTGAGGCTGGTAAGACCTTACCTTAG
- a CDS encoding ATP-dependent Clp protease ATP-binding subunit, producing the protein MNRYDDRARLVFHYAREEGNRLGHAMVGPEHLLLGLMREGGTAALILGEFDATLDGLRRRVEEIIGRGEGNRLNDAPSITPRARRVMELASAEARSLGAQVTSTEHILLGIIREGDGVAFRILQELTKDVDTIRWRILAQGDAAGGKAAKPVATPFLDEYGRDLTKQAREGKLDPVIGRADEIRRVTQILSRRTKNNPVLIGDPGVGKTAIVEGLALAIHEKRTPPNLHGVRLVSLDLSGVVAGTKYRGEFEERLRQIIEELRNAKVMAFIDELHTLVGAGGAEGTLDAANILKPALSRGEIQVIGATTTGEYHRYIEKDAALERRFQPVIVLEPSPAETVQILRGLRARYEEHHGVQIPDAAIDLAVRIGERSLPGRNFPDKAIDLIDEAASRVRLNMSLGIQVAENEMGEPMVAREDIESVINSMGGIYSEETAAQLADLDDQLDSQVYGQPEAIKALSNALRRARVGLGGRTRVAASFLFVGPSGVGKTHLAKALARTLFGSERSLIRVDMSEFQEAHSVSKLIGSPPGYVGYEQGGRLTEAVRRQPFSVILLDEIEKAHPDIYNTFLQVLDDGRLTDGLGRTVDFRRTILIMTSNTGFNVSPTTGFSPVTPDNNTPLRHMFTPEFLDRLDEVIRFRPLGEDELVRVSQQLLDEMREELASRELSVEFEAGVAAWLVSKLKARSPKHAVGSSRQLRTLVREEIEDPLALELLSHGDEEVRVKIGTEHLTFERGKQEQTQILA; encoded by the coding sequence ATGAACCGATACGATGACCGAGCCAGACTGGTTTTTCACTACGCCCGCGAGGAAGGCAACCGCCTCGGCCACGCCATGGTCGGCCCCGAACATCTGCTGCTGGGCCTGATGCGCGAAGGCGGCACGGCGGCGCTGATCCTCGGCGAATTTGACGCCACCTTAGACGGTCTGCGCCGCCGGGTCGAAGAAATTATCGGGCGCGGCGAGGGCAACCGCCTCAACGACGCCCCCAGCATCACGCCGCGTGCCCGCCGGGTCATGGAGCTCGCCAGCGCCGAGGCCCGCAGCTTGGGCGCTCAGGTCACCTCCACCGAGCACATTTTGCTGGGCATCATCCGTGAGGGTGACGGCGTGGCCTTCCGCATTTTGCAGGAACTCACCAAAGACGTGGACACCATCCGCTGGCGCATTCTGGCGCAGGGCGACGCGGCGGGCGGCAAGGCGGCCAAGCCGGTGGCGACGCCCTTCCTCGACGAATATGGCCGCGACCTCACCAAGCAGGCGCGTGAAGGCAAGCTCGACCCGGTGATTGGCCGCGCCGATGAAATTCGCCGCGTGACCCAAATCCTGTCGCGCCGCACCAAAAATAATCCAGTGCTGATCGGTGATCCCGGCGTGGGTAAAACCGCCATCGTCGAAGGGCTGGCGCTGGCCATTCACGAGAAGCGCACCCCGCCCAACCTGCACGGCGTCCGGCTGGTCAGCCTCGATCTGTCGGGCGTGGTGGCCGGAACCAAATACCGGGGCGAATTCGAGGAGCGGCTGCGCCAGATTATCGAAGAGCTCCGCAACGCCAAAGTCATGGCTTTCATTGACGAGTTGCACACCCTGGTCGGCGCGGGCGGCGCGGAAGGCACGCTAGACGCCGCCAACATCCTCAAACCTGCCCTCTCACGCGGCGAGATTCAGGTGATCGGCGCGACCACCACCGGCGAGTATCACCGTTACATCGAAAAGGACGCAGCCCTAGAGCGCCGTTTCCAACCCGTCATCGTGCTGGAACCCAGCCCCGCTGAGACGGTTCAGATTTTGCGCGGTCTGCGTGCCCGCTACGAGGAGCATCATGGTGTCCAGATTCCTGACGCGGCCATTGATCTGGCCGTGCGCATCGGTGAACGCAGCTTGCCGGGCCGTAACTTTCCCGACAAGGCCATTGACCTGATCGACGAGGCCGCGAGCCGGGTGCGCCTCAACATGAGTCTGGGCATTCAAGTCGCCGAGAACGAGATGGGCGAGCCGATGGTGGCCCGTGAGGACATTGAGAGCGTCATCAACTCGATGGGCGGCATCTACTCTGAGGAAACGGCGGCCCAACTCGCCGACCTCGACGATCAGCTCGACTCGCAAGTGTACGGCCAGCCCGAGGCCATCAAAGCGCTCAGCAATGCCCTGCGCCGCGCCCGTGTGGGGCTGGGGGGCCGAACCCGTGTGGCGGCCAGCTTCCTGTTCGTGGGGCCGAGCGGCGTGGGCAAAACCCACCTTGCCAAAGCGCTGGCCCGCACCCTCTTTGGCAGTGAGCGCTCGCTCATTCGGGTGGACATGTCGGAGTTTCAGGAAGCCCACAGCGTTAGCAAGCTAATCGGCTCGCCTCCCGGCTATGTGGGCTACGAGCAGGGTGGACGCCTGACCGAAGCGGTGCGCCGCCAGCCGTTCAGCGTGATCTTGCTCGACGAGATCGAAAAGGCCCACCCCGACATCTACAACACCTTCCTTCAGGTTCTCGACGATGGCCGCCTGACTGACGGACTGGGCCGCACGGTGGATTTCCGGCGCACCATCTTGATCATGACCAGCAACACCGGCTTCAACGTCAGCCCCACCACCGGATTTAGTCCGGTGACGCCAGACAACAACACCCCGCTGCGCCACATGTTCACCCCAGAATTCCTAGACCGCCTCGACGAAGTGATTCGCTTCCGGCCTCTGGGTGAGGACGAACTGGTGCGGGTGTCGCAGCAACTGCTCGACGAGATGCGCGAGGAACTCGCCAGCCGCGAACTCAGCGTGGAATTTGAAGCGGGTGTGGCGGCTTGGCTGGTCAGCAAACTCAAGGCCCGCAGTCCCAAGCACGCGGTGGGCAGCTCGCGGCAGCTCCGCACGCTGGTGCGCGAGGAGATCGAAGACCCGCTGGCGCTGGAACTGCTCTCGCACGGCGACGAGGAAGTGCGGGTCAAGATCGGTACCGAACACCTGACCTTTGAGCGCGGCAAGCAGGAGCAAACCCAGATTCTGGCCTGA
- a CDS encoding 5-formyltetrahydrofolate cyclo-ligase: protein MNLSPPLTSDSKAEWRKWARGRRATLPDVSAQIVEQLRTFLEAEGASVVLAYRALPGEVDVSALSGQFTLLAPRAHFRPAAHLTLHAWESATELSRFGALEPPLGTPEVNRARIDTVLLPGLAFDRSGVRLGYGGGFYDRLLSGWAVRTVGVVQEALLLPALPREAHDLPAQWLACESGVRRA, encoded by the coding sequence ATGAACCTCAGTCCACCGCTCACCAGCGACTCCAAAGCCGAGTGGCGCAAGTGGGCGCGGGGGCGGCGAGCGACCCTGCCGGACGTGTCAGCACAAATCGTGGAGCAGTTGCGAACTTTCTTGGAAGCTGAGGGCGCGTCGGTGGTGCTGGCTTACCGGGCTTTGCCGGGCGAGGTGGACGTATCGGCGCTGAGCGGTCAGTTTACCTTGCTCGCGCCGCGTGCCCACTTCCGGCCCGCCGCGCACCTGACCTTGCACGCCTGGGAAAGCGCCACAGAGCTAAGCCGTTTCGGGGCGCTTGAGCCGCCGCTGGGCACGCCGGAAGTGAACCGGGCCAGGATCGATACCGTGCTGCTGCCGGGACTGGCCTTTGACAGATCCGGTGTGCGCCTCGGCTACGGCGGCGGCTTTTATGACCGGCTACTCTCCGGCTGGGCGGTGAGGACAGTGGGTGTGGTGCAGGAAGCCTTGCTGCTGCCCGCGCTGCCGCGTGAGGCCCACGACTTGCCCGCACAGTGGCTGGCGTGCGAATCGGGGGTGCGCCGCGCTTGA
- the treS gene encoding maltose alpha-D-glucosyltransferase — translation MTASVQQPGEWYKSAVFYELSVRTYADGDGNGKGDFPGLTGKLDYLRTLGVDCLWLQPFYPSPLRDDGYDVAHYTDVHPDLGTLEDFKVFLREAHARGLKVVTDFVTNHTSDQHAWFQAARKGPTLPDGSENPYYSYYVWSDTGTEYADARIIFTDTETSNWTYDEQVGKFFWHRFFSHQPDLNFDNPEVTNELLTAARFWLELGVDGFRVDAVPYLVEREGTNCENLPETHEILKRLRRMVDNEYPGRLLLAEANQWPEDVVEYFGTDADPEFHMCFNFPVMPRLYMSLKREDTSSIREIMDRLPAIPAFGQWATFLRNHDELTLEMVTDDERAFMYAAYAPDTRMKINVGIRRRLSSLLDNDRRKIELLTTVLLALPGSPFLYYGDEIGMGDDLSQADRNGVRTPMQWNAGTSGGFSTAAPADCFFPPIQDSVYGFQRVNVASQEQDPSSLLKWHSRQLELRRRHPTFAHGDLTFVDTNNPAILAFIRRTEEETLLIVSNFAANAQAVTLDLSAYRNRTPVTLAGASPFPMIGEEPYPMTLGKYDYYWMRLN, via the coding sequence ATGACCGCCTCGGTGCAGCAGCCCGGCGAGTGGTACAAAAGTGCCGTCTTTTATGAGCTCTCGGTTCGCACCTACGCCGACGGCGATGGCAACGGCAAAGGCGACTTTCCGGGTTTGACCGGCAAGCTCGACTACCTGCGCACGTTGGGCGTGGACTGCTTGTGGCTCCAGCCGTTTTATCCCAGCCCGCTGCGCGACGACGGCTACGACGTGGCCCACTACACCGACGTTCACCCGGATCTGGGCACCTTAGAGGACTTCAAGGTGTTTCTGCGCGAAGCCCACGCACGCGGCCTGAAAGTCGTCACAGACTTTGTCACCAACCACACCTCCGACCAGCACGCTTGGTTTCAGGCTGCCCGCAAAGGCCCGACCCTGCCCGACGGCTCGGAGAACCCGTATTACTCTTACTACGTCTGGAGCGACACCGGCACCGAGTACGCCGACGCCCGCATTATTTTCACTGACACCGAAACGAGCAACTGGACGTACGACGAGCAGGTCGGCAAGTTTTTCTGGCACCGCTTCTTCTCGCACCAGCCTGACCTCAACTTCGACAACCCCGAAGTCACCAATGAACTGCTGACCGCCGCCCGCTTCTGGCTGGAACTCGGCGTGGACGGCTTCCGGGTGGACGCTGTGCCGTATCTGGTGGAGCGGGAAGGCACCAACTGCGAGAACTTGCCCGAAACCCACGAGATTCTCAAGCGGCTGCGGCGGATGGTGGACAACGAGTACCCCGGCAGATTGCTGCTGGCCGAGGCCAACCAGTGGCCCGAAGACGTGGTGGAATATTTCGGCACCGACGCCGATCCCGAGTTTCACATGTGCTTCAACTTCCCGGTGATGCCGAGGCTGTATATGAGCCTCAAGCGCGAAGACACCTCCAGCATCCGCGAGATCATGGATCGCCTGCCGGCCATTCCGGCGTTCGGGCAGTGGGCCACCTTCCTCAGAAACCACGACGAACTCACCCTTGAGATGGTCACGGACGACGAGCGGGCCTTCATGTACGCTGCCTACGCGCCCGACACCCGCATGAAGATCAACGTGGGCATTCGCCGCCGCCTGTCCTCGCTGCTCGACAATGACCGGCGCAAAATCGAGCTGCTGACCACCGTGCTGCTGGCCTTACCGGGCAGCCCCTTTCTGTACTACGGCGACGAAATCGGCATGGGCGACGACCTGTCGCAGGCCGACCGCAACGGCGTACGGACTCCGATGCAGTGGAATGCCGGAACCAGCGGCGGCTTTTCTACGGCTGCGCCCGCCGACTGCTTTTTTCCGCCGATTCAGGATTCGGTGTACGGCTTCCAGCGGGTCAACGTCGCCAGTCAGGAGCAAGACCCCAGCAGCCTGCTGAAGTGGCACTCGCGCCAGCTCGAACTGCGCCGCCGCCACCCGACGTTCGCGCACGGCGACTTGACCTTTGTCGACACCAACAACCCGGCGATCTTGGCGTTTATCCGCCGCACCGAGGAAGAAACCCTGCTGATCGTCAGCAACTTCGCGGCCAACGCGCAGGCCGTCACGCTCGACCTGAGCGCTTACCGCAACCGCACGCCCGTAACGTTGGCCGGAGCCAGCCCTTTTCCCATGATCGGCGAGGAGCCGTACCCGATGACGCTGGGCAAATATGATTACTACTGGATGCGGCTGAATTAG